The Antechinus flavipes isolate AdamAnt ecotype Samford, QLD, Australia chromosome 4, AdamAnt_v2, whole genome shotgun sequence genomic interval AACACTCttagatctttctttcttttctggtgCAATTATAGTCTCTGGATAGTTCAGTTCTTGCTCTTTCTGAAGCTTCTTGGCCATTACCCTCTGAGCCTCAATCTGCAAATACAACATCTTTGTACTCCAATTCTTCTTGGTACCAATCTATTTTCTAAAGTTTTAATTACCAACCTCTCAATTTCCTAATCCTGCTTTCATTCATTTCTCCAGTACTCTAGTCCATAATACTCTGAATTATCTGCTGACATCTCATAGGATGAGAAATTCCTGTTAACATAGGTTTATTTATAGAGCAGGTTGAATGGCAACAAGAGAAGGTCACAAACATTGCTCTGTGTCATCACCAGCTTAGTCTGGGGTTATGTGAGTGcatgtttaatatttaaataatttaaatatgccAAAACTGATATTTCTACTAGACATTTCCTCTACTAACAGAGCCACAACCCTAATTCAAGTGATTACCTGTTCTATTACAATATACAGTCTTTTAATTAGACTATATGCTTCAAGTCTGTCCCTATTCTAATCCATCCttgacaaagtgatttttctaaaatataagttTGACAATGTCACCCATCCTGCCCCTTCCCCAATTCAATGAACACCAATAGTTTCCCATGACCTTTAGCATCAAATATAAGCTGTTTGGcctttaaagtctttcataacctGGCCTCTACCTAGCTTTCCAGATATGATACAATCATTACCTATAAGAGTTCTTTCTCTCTGACAATATGGATTCTTAGTTATTCCttgaaagagaataaagatgGTCCCAAAAACTTGATGGAGGCTGGAGACATTCAAGCTGTGCTTCCCTTGCAGTAGCTTCTGCTATATGTGttataataatttggtttcccagTTATCCACTTATGTAAAATGAGGGCCCTTCAGATTTGGTGAGTGTCCTAAAACTTGGGACTGTAGAATCACCACATTCTGCTCTGGTGAACAGACAAATTTTCACACAGAGATGAAGGGATATTTGATCTATAGAAGCTAAAATGCCAAAATATTCTTGTTGAATATTTGTTCTATGATATGGCTAAGTAAAGATCTTGTTAActgatattttaatgatctatGACTGCTTCATTTCATTCCAGCATGAGTTAGATCTGCCACGTTTCTTACACATTACTCTCCTCTACAAATCAGCCTATTTGTCATTCCTCACATATTTAAGTTTTATCTCCCATCTGCTCAACTTTGTAATGCCTGCCCTCCATGACCTTCCTCATTTTAATGTCTCTTAAAATCCCTGGCTGAAAGTCTTAGTGCCACCTTCTGCAGGAGGCCTTTCTTGCTCCCTTCACAGTTGCTAGTACCTTCCCCTTAAATACTACCATTTCTAAATGTACatattgtctttctcattagaatgtaagctccttgagatcacaGCCAATTTTTTGTATGTTCTTTGTACCCCTATGCTTAGCATATATCTGACATATTTAAAAACTGCTTACATGTTATATAAGCATTGtagttgtttgatcattttttcagtcatgtctctttgtgacctcatttgggattttcttggcaaagataaataaatggtttgccatttccttctccagctcatttaacagataagaaaaatgaagcaaacaattaagtgacttgttcagggtcacagagctagtaagtgtctttaagaccagatttgaactcaggaagttgagtcttcctgacttcaagcccagtacCTCagtatctactgcaccatctaagTCATTCCTTATATAATCATTAggtaattattattacatttacaTGGGCAGCATCAATCTTGAAGGTCCTTGTAGTTAACTTAGGAAGTAGGGAATTATTACAATATCTGTGAGATTCCATGAAAAGTTGGAtactactgaaaaatgactaaacaacaaaatttacacttacaaaaacaaatgtatttaataaatgcttgttgatggatcAAATGATTTGGTAAAGCCAGACTGAGTTCCACTAATACTGCACATAACCCAAGTTAGAACATCGTAGCTACTGTTCATTAAATCCTTAGttaaccacagaaactttcaagAGTAATGCTATCCAtagagcagttaggtggtgcaatggatagagcaccagcctagaagtcaagaggacctgagttcaaatgtgacctcagatacaacattttctagctgtgtgaccttggacaaatcacttaaccccaattgcctcaggcaaaaaaataataataatgctacccaagaactggaaaatgagtagatgcccatcgattggggaatggctaaataagttaatggaatattattgttctataaaaaatgaacaaatgattttagaaaggcctggaaagatttacatgaactgatgttgaacaaaacaagcaaaaccaagaatacattgtacacaataacagcaagaatgtgtgatgatccaactatgaaagacttagttcttctcaatggctcagtgattcaaagcaatcctgttgtgatcttcttcttttaaaataagtagaatagttctctctgggggtaacctcagctgctatcatgccccacctgtcctttgattgatactttggagctgggccctgcctctcattcctctgggtcaatatacatttagaggcccagtgaaagcctcgattacattttggacatggggttttgggttttctctcatcctgtcttctcactctatctccatttctacattggactcttagatgtccaacttttctacACTGAAAatatcgacgagtttctctagaattcctttgccaagaaggaccttgtctttccatgttcatcatagtttgggcataataagcatttgtgcccactgtcgcacagcatcttatgatctcctctaaaggagcatttttgtctagcccccatataattctcttgcaaacctcattggcattttccttagccaaatgtctagtcattatttctgttgctgcattgtctccaatggttcttattacagctgtttgcaaacatcctacaaaatctgcaaaaggttcattgggaccttgctctatttttgtaaaagcattatttccatctttctgtctagggagagaattccaagcttttattgcagctttagaaatttgctcatacactattatgggataataaatctgttctgaactctctgcatactgaccttcaccagctagttggtcaaaagcaacttgtacaatagagctcctgtttgcctattgcattgggcttgaatcctacataatttatgaaactctgaaagccacaataaattttgtcccagttctagacatatcttagctatggatttccagtcattcggggttaagatttcataagacaaattatgtagtaacatcttcacataagaggatgtagccccataaagagtgcaaccctttttcaaatctttaattttttccaaattaaaaggagtgtatcttctccctttttgacttGAGGAGtcgagctcttcaatcacaggatatgcatttataaaatcagatatatcttctcctttattttttgctttaattaatgcctcttctaatcttgtcatattctgctttacaggagaagctgattgtgtttctccctctcttcctcccccttcttcctctacccatgaagagttaattgaggggggagggtcatgagatgtggaatgatctaattcatcctgctgccaagtatcacactcagaattgtaattaactccattctcatctgattccgtcctccttttcaccttgTAAAGTTGGCACCTCttcctcctgcattttctttttcttcattctaacacttaaagaacttcttatagccaattgtattaaattgtatgtattaagtatgtctttggaaattgagttaagtCCATTTTTACTATAGAAtcgacaaagatcctctcctactaattgcCATTcgtttaaatctaattccttttccagagagaaacaaggacatatgtgccttacagtttgtaaaagttcagtgatctgctgtaaaattattattaaaccttggctttccataactttgacaatgctctctaaacattttccttgaacagaaacaggctgttttctaaatatctgtcccatcttagctgaaattctactttaacttttttaacaaaatttctttgttatactcaccctaatttctgggttgaggagtcttttcactggatcaggatcagaggcttttccactgaaatccactgaggtggggggggaggggtctgTCAGCCGCATGTTGGGCGCCAAGATgcggtgatctttttcttctttaaaataatataatatgattctctctgggagagagagcaggtttttcagggaggttttcttgagggagccttagtatcagttcagatcaataattaccccaaaatgcagccagttggtaaaaatataaatgtttatttcctccttccaaagtagcctagTTAGTTGAGGCctttctctctgcttggttccaagagctccctccgaatgtctccaaatccaaaggttttgtccttcagcctctgcctctactttcttcagcctccagccagcacaaagatggaatgactctcttgtctccttcacttggggctcggctagctttctggcgagtctttcagaccagcttggtctcagtgggggaagtgcaggagcccagccactaCAGtgctgtgagatgaagatgaatctggttgtgcctctgagagagccttctcaatctccatCTCCTGCTCAACTCTctactcgtagcttcttcctctgaaaactcttcttctgccaccagccagccaagtggaaaatattctggaatgaatcactcttcactgaattatatatgactcttctgagagaatgggattatgagttttctcccatagtgctctctggccctaagagcttcaagggaggtgtgaattcagatatctcatactaaaccctgaaatttcccaaacatgtgaactccaatgagtaaaggtgcaaacacaagcattgtatcaattagttctgcttaataccttgtttcaggttctggcccaacaTATCTTCTtataagagcagatcaataatctatcaactctaatgagttagcagtttgtaaagattccaacacaatcccaatagactttggacagaaaatactatctgcatctagaaaaagaactaaggagactgaatataaatctgcacttgctatgttcacttcttttttctcttttattaatctcttccagagtttttcccttttgctctgcttttctctcccaacattattcaaaaagcaatgtgtgttaaaataaataaatatatataacaaaagaaCTCTTAAGAAAAACCAACCAACATATTCATCACATGGCCAATGTATTTTTTGTTGTGTACAAATTGTCTAACATTCTCCCAATTTAGaagagataaattttatttttggtccAAAATAAGTCCTGACAGTGGTCTGAAAACCTCTAGTGTTTAACTTTATTGCAGTCATcatatttgttctcttttcttcactttcttttctttggaacagtttgaaaaaaaaatcttcccatgtttctcagGAATTGGTATGTTTCTCATTTCTTAGTACTTTACTATTTCATTGTattaatatatatgaatttatttggCCTTCTATAACTGATGCACATCACTTTTATTTACAATACTTTTACTCTTACAAAGAATGTTACTGTAAATATTTCTCTGTCGTTGACTTGTGTGGACCACATGCTCAGTCCTATTTACCACTGgatcaaaaaattattaataaaaattttagacacacacacacacacacacacacgcacacgcacatacatatacaaagacacacacacaaagggtAATGCTACTCTTGTATACCTAAATCACCTCTCCTTCCCAATTTCTAATGAAAAGGAGTACCATATTTTCCCATAGAAATCCTCCTTCCTTGTTTCTGTTATTTTCTCTATGAAAATCAAGGtttaacaaaactaatgcaggcaagatcaaaagggaaacaataaactgggaaaacatttttatattcaaggattctgataaaggccacatttctaaaatatatagaaaattgactcaaatttataagaatttaagccattctccaactgataaatgatcaaaggatatgaatgggcaattttcagatgaagaaattgaaatcctttctagtcacatgaaaaagtgctctaactcattattgatctgagaaatgcaaattaagacaattctgatatactacacacctctcagattggctaagatgacaggaaaagataatgacaactgTTTGAGggagggtgtgggaaaactggaacactaatacattattggtggaattgtgaaataatccaaccattctggagagtaatttggaactatgcctgaagagttatcaaactgtggtTACCCTTTAATACAAAaatttttctactgggcttatatccccaaagagatcttgaaggagagaaaggggacccacatgtacaaaaatgtttgtggcagccctttttctacAAAAAGTAACtcaaaactgagtggatgcccatcagctggagaatggctaaataaattatagcatatgaatgttatggaatattgttgttctgtaagaaaagatcagcaggatgatttcagagaggcctggagagacttacataaactgatgctgagtgaaatgagcagaactaggagatcattgtacatggcaacagcaagattatacgatgattaattctgatggacatggctctcttcaacaatgagatgattgagaccagttccagtgatcttgtgatgaagagaggattgtgggaattgtatggttcacaacatagcattttcactctttttgttatttgcttgcatttttttttcttttttccagtttgatttttcttatgcagcaagataattgtataaataatgtatgcatatattggatttaacatatatttctaccatgtttaaaaaaacaaaaagaaaatgaagggttTGAGATGGGAGAAGAGATGAGTTCTGATAGATTAGAACTCATCAGAGTTCTAATAACTAGGTTCTGATCTCCTGCTACTCTTAGCAGAGTGAGTAATCTGAGATTGTCAGGGAGCCTCCTGGGAGACCAAGGAATGACTAGTTAAAGTGATCAACAAAGGTTTGGGAAGATAGTGAATTACATTCTACCTAGCCCAACCAGTTGAGGCATTGCTTCCTAAATTTACCCAGACTGCCCCCTATATGTTCACCCCTTCCATCTACATTTTCTCAGTGAGGAAAAAACAAGTTCAAGACAAGCAAGTTCCATCTCTTTCAAACTTTCTCTTTCTGGGGAGCACCACCGATCTGGAATCTTCTAGGTTCTCAATCTCTCTTGTTACTCAACCAAAACGGATCGATTCGTAGAGACCAATTTATTATCAAATCTAAAGACGTTTCTTAGTCCTCATCCCTTTTgatctcttttcatttctgtcttttctctgtgtctgtcttgtGCTTCTCAGTTAAAACTATTGCCCATCTTCTGCGGATACTTTCCCCCTCTCTAAATGGTTCTGACACCATCACCCACTCCTCAGCCTAGGAAGGGAGGAGGggcaaaaataaaactacataagCACTTTGTGCTCAGCTATGGCGCCAATATGGAATATGCACTGGGACAAaggcatgggggagggggggaaggttATGGTCCTTAAAGTCACTCGGCTGAAGGGAATTCGGCTGGGGGATAGGGAACCTGGGACAAGAAAGGGTGAAGGGGGGATTTAAAGGCCTAGAAAATAGCTGTAGGAATAGAGCTTTAACCGGTACGTTTGATGTAACTGGGCTGCTGGTGACGCTAAAATTTCGCGACGCGTCAAGGTGATGGAGTTCACGTGTTTTCTCTGTGACGTTATAATCTCTCGCGAAACAAACTCTCTCCCCCGAGAGAGGCGCGTTTGCTGGAGTTAACGTGTTGTGCTGGTTCTTCCATCCGAGGCTGCCGGTGCGTGTTTGTTCCTGGAACCGGAATCCTAGGACACAGAGTAATAAATGCTCTGCCCCTGGGAGGAGACGGGAGGGCGTTGAGGGGCAGGGGCACAAGCAAAAGGAGGCGGCAGGGTTTCCCGGAGTTCAGCGGGCAGGAGAGAATGCCCACATTttagctctctttctctcagATCTTCGCCATGGATCCCTCTCCAGCCTCTTCCAGTTTCCTTTCGGACTCGGATTTCTGCACCGAATGTGGCTCAGTTCTGCCTCTCCCAGGAACTTTGGACACAGTGACTTGCGCCAGATGCGGTTTCTCCATAGACGTGCGGGGTAAGAGCTCTCTGGAAAAGAGCACGCGTTCTCCATGTAGGAAGATTATAGGGATGTCCCTGAGGTTGAGAGTATCCGGTATCTAGGGACAACTCCTGAAGTTAACATTAACAAGGGATGGGGCTCCTAGGGACAAGGGCGGTGAGAGATCCCACCTTGGGGTAAGTAAGGAGCagtcttctcttcccccctcccacccTGTTTCCTTTACAGAGTTCGAAGGGAAGGTGGTGGAGACCTCGATCGTGTTCCATAAATTGGGAACAACAGCTTTAATAGTGCCAGAGGAAGAGGGGCCCGAGTTCCAGGGGCCAGTGGTGAGTTGAGGCCTTTTATGTTAGATATATGGATCCACGGGGAATAGATGGAGCCCAGCAagctcaataaacattttttctacATACTGCATCATATCATTAAATATAATAGAGACTTGCACTGTGTATACTCTGAGACAAAGTGGATTAGTAAAGACTAAGTCTAATTCATGTTAAAATGGAGCCAGAAATTTTGAGAAGGTAGAGATTAATAGCTAAACTGAAGGATAAGGGAAGGTTTCATAGAGGAGAGTTGTAAATCTTAGGTTGCCAGAGGTAAAAGGAACCTTAAGAAATTAGCTAGGCTGAGTTCATTTAAAACAGATAAAATTATGGCctgtgacttgcctaggaacaAAGAGCTATGGAACTGGGCAAGTTGGGATTTTATCTCATATCTAAATTCATTGTACTTTCTGCTTAACCTTAATAATTGGgccttaaagaagagaaagattttaacaGGTAGGAAAATGTGGTAGGAACACATTTTTTGAAGTGGGCAATAGCCTACAGTTAGGCATGGCATGGaagtaaaagagaacaaaatgagatCAAGAAACAGCTAATTAGTAGTCCATCTTGTCTGGTTGTAGAGCCCAAGCAAGGGAATAGTTAAGATAAGGTAATTAGAGATCAACTGTGGTAGGAAAACCTTAAAAGTCTGACTAAAAAGTTAGTATTAAATTACATAGGTATTAAGGGATCACTGAACATTTTTGAGTAGAAAGCTATGCTTCTAAACTACTAGTTTCTCAGATTGATAGGCGTTGTTCCAATTGTGGTCATGAGGGAATGGCATATCACACCAGGCAGATGCGCTCAGCTGATGAAGGACAGACTGTCTTTTATACCTGTACTAACTGCAGGTAAGCAAgggtttcttctttccttctctaactcctcTTTACCCAAAGTGTTATGACATGAATCTCACATCTGGATCCAGTTAAAGCTCTCAGTGCCTCATAGTGTATTGTGTCCTTGGCCTAGGATTCATAAAATTGTGAAATTTTGATCCTGATATTTAACTAACTTTGTAACCAtggaaaaaacattaaatttgtCTGAGGTTTAGAATCCTCCTTTTAATACTTACTTCACAGTGTCCTCATGACacttttaaataagaaaactgattaTAAATAATCACATTCATTCTCCCCTCTACTTTGCCCAAATTGAAGAGTCTTTTctgagaaaacaaattatatggGAACAATATCTGACTGGCATGCAAGGAAGTACTTTGTATTTAATCTGACAAGCCATTCTCTTTAGGTTTCAAGAGAAAGAAGACTCTTGATCTCTACTCTCTTGGATTCAGTCCCTTCTGTTTGAAAGGTAGGTCCCTAATTAATGCTGAGGATCTAGACTTATCTCACATCCTAAATCCTTGTCTACTATTGTGATACCACTCTCccttggagggggggaggggggctgtctctgtgtgtctgtgtgtgattAAATCTGTGTAATTCTGTAAATCTAGTGTgttttcaattcaaatttttgtGGTCAAGATCccaggaaggggggaagagaaagaagagcaaGACAGTGCAAGGATGGTAGAGTTTCAGTTTGAGTATTCTTCCAGTGATACAGAATGCAACCCATCCTTGCCTAGCCCATGGGATTCTTTTTTGCTTACTTTCATTAATCCTTTCATGGGACCCTTACAAGCTCTTGTTATTACGTGGATACTGGTAGAGCACACAGGCTATTTGTTCATTGATTGTCTCCCTGTGTTATAACTAATTTATTTCACTCTGGTCATACTCtttgatttcatattttataactaACTTATCCATgtagtttctcatttgtaatgtgTTTCAGCATTTTTCTTCCACAGAGGCCTGCTTTGATGGCACATGATATAGAAGTGACCTGAGTTCTCCAAGGGTTTGGAATGTGTCTTCGGTTTCAGCCTCAGAGATTCTAAGTATATCActgaagaagttaagagagtggGCCTTTGTTTCTGAGAAAAGCTTGGGAAATTATTAAAAGAACTATGCAGTTTCCCAGAAGCAGTCCAGTTCTTCCTGTTTTGCAATTATAGATTTGTTTTATTATCCATTTTTAAGGTTCCCAGAAATGTACAAATGACAAACTTTATCAGTTGTCTAAGGGTATCTCATAACTTAAACAATTGGCATTCTCTTCACAAAGTcctattatgttattattattatatgaggTAATCTTGGATTCTTGAAAGTTCTGACAGGTTCTGCTTAGCTAGAAAGGCTTCAGATACCATCCCAGAAACACATCTGCTTCCCAAGGACTAGCTTAATTTCAAAAACACAGACTTTTTAGTGATAGCTGCCATAagtcataaaacagaaaaatatgaaatgactcAATGTAATAGTGGCTTCTTTTTACATTGTCAGAGTGGTAGAGTGATGGAAAAGAGAGGAACTCAAATAGAGATTTTTGTCTAATGACCAACAAATAAACATCCAactaaaagaattgtataaaccTTTACGTTCATTTTAAATTAAACCAGAAGACAAACTAAAAGTACAGTGCATTTACTCTCCTtggaaaagtaaataaagaagatatatgggggggcagttaagtggcgtagtggatggagtaccagccctgaagtcaggaaaacctgagttcaaatctggtctcagacacttaaacacttcctagctgtgtgacgttggcaagtcacttaaccccaattgcctcagcaaaaaaaaatatatatgtatatatgaaggcAACAAAAAACACGTCTTTGGGATATTTGGTCAACTGGTATTGCAGTACTATCATTTCAGTTCACATGGGTATCATTAAGTATCtacttatgtgccagacatttgGCACATAAGatgatggagatacaaagaccaaaaaatgaCCCAATTAGTCCCTGCCTTCTgtgggagtttacattctattatatGTGAAGGATtatacagataaatagaaagtaatgtGAGGATGGGAGGGAAGAGTATTAACAAGGTTTAGGTGTTATGTactatcaaacatttactaaatatctactgtgtgccagactcTTCTAAGCATTAAAGGTActaagaggcaaaaaaaaaaacaatgcctTTCCTCAAAGCTgatcttcaaatgaaaaaaaaagca includes:
- the POLR1H gene encoding DNA-directed RNA polymerase I subunit RPA12, translated to MDPSPASSSFLSDSDFCTECGSVLPLPGTLDTVTCARCGFSIDVREFEGKVVETSIVFHKLGTTALIVPEEEGPEFQGPVIDRRCSNCGHEGMAYHTRQMRSADEGQTVFYTCTNCRFQEKEDS